In Pelagicoccus sp. SDUM812003, the genomic stretch TGGTGAGGGCGGTACGCGAAGTTTGTACCATAGAGATCGAGTTTCACGGACATAACGACCTAGGCATGGCGGTAGGCAACTCGGTTGCCGCGATGCTCTCCGGAGCTCAAGCCGCTAGTGTGACCGTGAACGGGCTGGGCGAGCGAGCGGGCAATGCCGCTCTGGAGGAACTGGTTATGGCCTTGCGTCACAGCGCGAAGATCGAGCTCGGACTCAATACCTTGGGCTTGACCGCCCTAAGCGAGTGCGTGGCCCAAGCGTCAGGACAGCCGATCTTTGACCGCAAGCCGGTGGTCGGAGCGGCCGCTTTTCGTCACGAATCCGGAATTCATTGCAAAGGACTGCTCAGCGATCGAAGCAGCTACGAGGTCTTCGCTCCTGAATCCGTTGGCCAGCAAGCGCAGGCTTTCGTTGTCGGGCGCCATTCTGGCACTGCGGCGATTCGTTCCGTGGCTGCTGCAATGGGCGTGGTCTTGGATTTATCGGAGGCGAAAGGCGTTCTGAGGAGCGTGCGCCGTTTAGCCAGCTCGCTCGGGCGGGCGCTGTCGCAGGAAGAATTTATTGGGATCCTATCGACGAGAACTTCAACGGAGAATACGTAGTGAGCTTTTGGATATACAAACGGGAGGATAGAGAAGGATTGAGCTGCTTCAGCAAGGATGTTGAACTAAAGCTGAGCGGAACGGGCGGAATTATCGCAAGAATGCTTTCCGAGTGTCAGCAGGTAGACGCGCCGCTAGCTTGGAAGCTAGAGATGGCGGAACTAGTGAACATGGTCTATCCGAATGCTCGCGCATGCGACTATGCGGTGGTTTCGGATAGATCCGATCCGAAGGCGAATCTCGTGTCGCTATGTTTTGTGACCACTATTCGCGGGCAGTCCCTCGATGAGCATAGCGATGTCGTGCTGATGTGTCGTCCCTTGTTCCAGGAGTCAGTTCAAGGCAATGCCGAAGCCTACAAGGAGGCGGTCGAGGTCGCCTGGCCCTTCGACAAACGAGAGGACTTCGAAACCCTGGGCCTCAAGGGAGGCGTTCGGGGAGGGAGCTTTTTCTGGACGCAACCGAAGATGAACATCGGAGGAGCGATCTTCTCAAGCCAGGACGCCTTGATGGAAGCAAGCGCCTGACAATCGAAACTTAACCCAAACCCGAAATTAAGATGAGCGAATTGAAACTTACAGTACTTTACGGAACGGAAACTGGAAACTGCCGAGGCGTGGCTGAAAAAGTCGCGAAAAAGGGAGAGAAAAACGGAGTGGATGTCAGTTTGTATGATCTGGCTGAATACACAGTGGATCAGTTGAAGGAAATTGATAATCCTGTTCTCGTGGTTATCTCGACCTGGGACGACGGAGCTCCACCTCCCAAGGCCGCTCCTTTCTGCAACGCTTTGGCGGAAGTGGACATCGATCTGTCGGGTCTGAAATTCACCGTACTCGCTCTCGGCGATACGGAGTATCCGCTGTACTGCCAGTGCGGCAAGGAAGTCGATGCGAAGCTGAGCGAACTGGGAGCCGAGCGTGTTCTCGAGCGCACTGATCTCGGCTCGGATTTCATGGTTTCCTACATCGGCTGGTCCAAGAAGTTCTGGAAGACCATGGCAGGCGTCTATGGCGTCACTGCATAATCGATTTTATCAAATAGGACTGCGCGTGGTAGGTCTCTAACCGCGCCCATAGCTCAACAGTCAACCAATTGACGAATGATCTCCACACCGAAAGAAATAGCTCGCAGACGACTGGTCGTCGACGGGAACGAAGCCGCGGCCCGCGTCGCGTACCAGTTTAGCGAAATTGTATCCATATTTCCGATCACTCCTTCGTCTCCCATGGCGGAGCTATGCGACGAATGGGCGGCTGCCGGGCAGCCGAACCTGTGGGGTGACGTTCCTCGCGTAGAGCAGCTGCAAAGCGAAGGGGGCGTCGCTGGAGCGTTTCACGGGTCTTCGATGGCGGGCTCGTTGAGCACCACCTTCACCGCGTCCCAGGGCTTGTTGTTGATGATCCCGAACATGTACAAGATGGCGGGCGAGTTGACTCCTGCCGTGATGCACGTCACGGCCCGCGCCATCGCGACAAACGGGCTTTCCATCTTTGGCGATCAGAGCGACGTGATGGCCTGTCGTCAGACCGGCTGGGCGATGTTGGCGTCGAATAGCGTGCAAGAGGCTCACGACATGGCAGCCATCGCTCATGCCGCTACCATCCGCTCGCGCATTCCGTTCATGCACTACTTTGACGGATTTCGCACCTCGCACGAGATCAACGGGGTCGAGCCTTTGGATACGGAAACCTTGCTAGCGTTGGTCGATGATCAGGCTCTTGAGGCTTTCTACGAAGGCGCTCTGACGCCTGATCATCCTTCGACCCGCGGCACGGCTCACAATCCGGACACCTATTTCCAGAGTCGCGAAGCGGTTAACAGCTACTACAAGAAAGTTCCAGGCATCGTCCAGGATTGCATGGATGAAATGGCGAAGCTGACCGGACGCGAGTATCGGATTTTCGACTACTATGGAGCGCCCGATGCTACCTCCGTGATTGTCGCCATGGGGTCAGGCGTGGAAACCGCGGTCGAGACGGTCGAATACCTCAACGCCAATTTCGGAACCAAGTATGGGGTGGTCGCGGTGCACTTGTACCGTCCCTTCTTCACTAAGGCCTTCTTGGAATGCTTGCCTAAATCGGTAGAGCGTGTGGCGGTTCTGGATCGCACCAAAGAGCCCGGTTCCATAGGCGAGCCCCTGTATCTCGATGTGGTGATGGCTTTGAGCAAGAGCGCTAGCTGTTTCCCAGGCGAATTCGCCACGCCTTCGGTTACTATCGGCGGGCGTTACGGATTGGGATCGAAGGAGTTCACGCCCGCCATGGTGAAAGCCGTTTTCGATCAGTTGAATTCGGAGAAGCCCAAGGATCATTTCACCATTGGTATCCAAGATGATGTGACAGAGACTTCGCTGGAGTACGATTCCAGTTTCGATATCGAACCCGCTGACAACTCAGCTGCTGTATTCTATGGGCTTGGCTCTGACGGAACGGTTGGCGCGAACAAGAATACCATCAAGATTATCGGTGAGGCGACTGATCTCTACGCCCAGGCGTATTTCGTCTACGATTCGAAGAAATCCGGTGGGTTGACCACTTCCCACCTGCGATTTGGCCCACAAGCCATCAAGGCCCCTTATTTGATCAACGAAGCTAATTTCGTCGGCTGCCACCAGTTCCAGTTTCTCGGTCGTGTCAAGATGTTGGAGCACGCGAGCAAAGGCGCGGTGTTCCTGCTGAACAGTCCTTATTCCGCGGATACAGTTTGGGATCATCTTCCTCGTGACGTGCAGGAACTGATTCTGGAGAAGGAGCTCAAGTTTTATGTGATCGACGCCTTCAAGCTCGCTGGCGAGCTCGGTCTAGGGCGACGCATCAATACCATCATGCAGGTCGGATTTTTCGCCTTGAGCGGATTGCTTCCGGTAGGGGAGGCGATCGATCGGGTGAAGACCGCCATCAAGAAGACTTACGGCAAGAAGGGCCAGAAGATCGTCGACTTGAACTGCAGCGCAGTGGATGCCGCAGCGGCGAAGCTCGAGAAAGTGACCTTGCCAAGCGAAGCGACGGCGGAGTTTGCTCCGGTACGTTGGGTGCCAGAGGATGCTCCCGATTTCGCTCATCGAGTTACGGCCTCTCTCTTGGCGGGGGATGGTGACTTGCTGCCAGTAAGCGCGTTTCCAGCTGATGGCGTGTGGCCCACCGGAACCTCGCGCTTCGAAAAACGTCGCATCGCGACGGCGATTCCGGTTTGGGATGCGGAAACCTGCACTCAGTGCAACAAGTGCAGCCTCTTCTGTCCCCATGCGGCCATTCGTCCCAAGGTCTACGAAGAAGGGTCTTTGGAAGGAGCTCCGGAAGGGTTCAAGTCAGTCGATTACAAGGGACCAGGCGGCACGGGCAAGAAACTGACACTGCAGGTGTATCCAGAAGATTGTACCGGCTGCTCCGCTTGCGTGGAGCTCTGTCCAGCCAAGAACGCTGAGGGACGCCGAGCCATCGAGATGACTCCGATCGAAGCGGTGATCGAGGAGGAGAAGCTTAGCTTGGCCTTCTTCGAAAGTATCGAGCACCAGGAATTCGATCCTTCGAAGGTCTCCGCCAAGAACCTCAGCTACGTGGAGCCGTTGTTCGAGTTTTCCGGAGCTTGCTCCGGCTGTACGCAAACTCCTTATGTGCGCATGCTGACCCAGCTTTTTGGAGACAGAATGCAAATCGCCAATGCCACTGGTTGCTCGTCGATTTACGGAGGCAATCTGCCGACCACGCCGTACTGCACCAACAAGCAAGGCAAAGGGCCGGCTTGGGCGAATTCGCTCTTCGAAGACAACGCGGAGTTTGGACTCGGCTTGCATCTCGCGGCGGAGCAGAAACGCAGTTCCGCGCTTCGCCTGTTGACTGAGCTTTCCGACGAAGTCGGGCACGCCTTGACCAGCGATATCCTTTCTGCGGATACAAGGTCCCTCGCTGAGCGAAGCGCTCAGGGACGGCGTATCGAAGCCCTGAAGGAGATCCTCTCAAGCCTGGACTCGCCGAAGGCGAAACGACTGCTGAAGCTCTCCGATTCCTTGATGAAGAAGGCCACGTGGATCGTGGGTGGTGATGGCTGGGCCTATGATATCGGCTTTGGCGGACTGGACCACGTTCTGGCCAGCGGGCATAACATCAACGTTCTCGTTCTTGATACGGAGGTGTATTCAAATACTGGAGGCCAGGCTTCCAAGGCGACCCCGATAGGGGCCATCGCGAAGTTCGCCGCAGCGGGCAAGGACGCTCCTAAGAAGGATCTCGGACGATTGGCTATCAGCTATGGCCAGGTCTATGTGGCGCAGATCGCTTTGGGCGCTAACGAGCAGCAAGCCCTCGACGCTCTGCGCGAAGCGGAAGCCTATGACGGACCGTCGCTGGTCATTTGCTACAGCCCCTGCGCCGCTCATGGCATCGATCTGGTCAATGGCCCGAAGCGCCAGAAGGATGCGGTGTCCAGCGGGTATTGGCCGCTGTACCGCTACGATCCGCGAAACGTCGCGGGCGATGCTCCGGCCTTCCGCCTGGATTCCTTCGAGCCGAGTCTGCCCGTATCGGACTTCATGTCGCAGGAGAATCGATTCCGTTCCTTGCAGCGCAGCGATCCGGAACGCGCGGCTGCCTTGGCAGTATCGGCCCAGAAGCATGTCGACACCCGCTGGTCGGAGCTAGAGGCCCTAGCCTCCGCCGGTCTGGAAGATGACGACGATGACGATGGCTGGGGTTGATTTATAAAGCGTTAGCGGACGCTGAAAACGTTTTCTCGCTCCATACAAACTGGCCGATCTTTGGTTCTCTCCCGTTCCGAAGGTCGGCTTTTGTGTGGTGGAGCTAGTGGGGGAGTCGCCTCGGCGCGGCGACCTACATGCGGGGATGGGATCGTCGCCTCGGCGCGGCGACCTACCGATGAAATGCGCTGTGGGTCTGGGCGGTGAGCTGCGCTAATACAAGTGTTCCTTGACCCAGTATTCTCCGCCGATGACGAGGTATTCATCTTCCCCGCACAGGAGATCGTTTGGTAGAAGGCCGCTGAAAAAGAGGATTTTTACGAGGGGTACTTTGGCTCCCCACACGGTCGACCCGAACTCCCAGGCCCGCTCCCGATCGGAGGTGAAGGAACAGAGGTTGTTGAGGCGAATGCAGGACTGGCGTTTGTCGCCGACGCTGATCACCGGATGCTCTTCCGGGTCGTAGGTGCCGCGAAAGAGCTGCAGGTGCTGCTTGTCCGGATGAGCTCGCTTCAACTCGTATTGGCAATACTCATACACCAGATCGAGCTGGGCTTCGATGGCGTTGGTGAACGCCGCCCCCTTCACTCGGTCGCGGGCGAAGGCGTAGTCCTCGTCCTCGCGGTCGATGCGTAGCTTTTTGCGGTGGAAGGTCGGGTAGAGCCCGAAACGACTCTGGACCCAGTACTTGAGCACGGCCCCCTCGACCGAGCTGCTATCTACGCCCCACTTGGTCAAGTAGCGCAGGTAGCTATTACGGATGCACTGGCCGCTGCGGCCCGAATATTGTTTCCAGTTGTGCAGGCCGAATTTTACCGAGACGTAATCGTGGAAGAACGTTCCCCGCTCCGATCGGGTGCTCAGTTTGTCGAGCTCGCGAAAGAGCCTCTGATTGGTAGCCCGTACGCCAATCAGGGAAAGCGGCCTCGGGTCCTCGTTGAACTCGAAGGAGGCGATCTTCCAGGGCGGGATCTCGCAATGGCCGAACCAGATGCTCTCCGGGGGGAGGCTAGGGGGCGTGGTGATATCGGTCTTCATCGGAGGAGTTTGCCGGCGATTCTCGCTTCAGCGCCGTAAGAAGATGCGTCGGCGGAGCCAGACTGGCAAGTGGAGGGGGCGCTTGCCCGCCATTATAAGGAGAGCTTGGTTCGAGGGTAACGATTTCGAATGCTGCTATGCCGGGCCGGAGCCGTTTTGTCTGTTGACAAAGCCCCCGCGATGGATTGCTGCTTTTCCGTGTCCGCTGCGGGAACGCGACGGACGTTTCAGACGCTCGTTTGTCGAGCTTCATCGGCGCCGCATCGACCAGGGCGCGAACGAAAACTAGGCAGCTGCTCCGGCATCGGAAAACGTCAGCTCAACTAGGCTGGCTTTCGCTATTCGCAAAAAAAGACGCGAATGGCTCATGTTTTGATTGATTTCCGGCAGCGCGCACTTACGGTTCTCCGCCTTTTCCCGGGAGATCCCCTCTAGAGAAAACGAATTTCTAACCATGAAAACGCTCACAATCAACGCTTCCAATCGCAACCAGGCGGGTTCTGCCGCTTCTGGCCGTCTTCGCGCTGAAGGCCGCGTGCCAGCCGTCGTTTACGGCAAGAGCAAGGAGCCGGAAAACCTTTCCGTCGACGCTCGCGAGCTGCGCAGTCTCCTCCGTACCATCGGAAACAACACACCTGTTGTGCAGCTCAAGTCCGGCGAAAGCGCGGCGCGCACCTCGATCATCAAGGAAGTGCAGCGTCACCCGATCAAGGACAGCTACACGCACATCGATTTTCAGGAAGTCGCTGACGACGAGCTGGTCGAAATCGAAGTGCCTGTGCACCCGGTCGGCGAGGCATGGGGCGTGAAGAACGAGAACGCCACTATCGAAACCGTTTCCCAGACCGTGCTGGTGCGTTGCTTGCCCAAGGACATTCCCGAGTCCATCAACGCCGACGTCACCGCTCTCAAGGTGGGCGACAGTTTGCACGTCAGCGAGCTCCCGGCCATCGACGGCGTCAAGTACCTCGACGCTCCCGCCCAGCCGGTGTTCGCGGTCGTAAAGTAGGGCTGACCTTTTTCCCGGCGGACCGACGCCTCGCAGCGGTTCGCCTTTTTTGTTCTTTCCACAACTTTTAGAACGGCAGATGAGCTTCCGGTTGGTAGTCGGTCTAGGCAATCCCGGTAGCGAGTATGTCAGCACACGCCACAACATTGGCTTTCGCGTGCTCGACGCTTTCGCGGACAATCGCGGGGCCGAGCCCTGGAAGAAGGAGCGATCCTTCAAAGGCGAGCTGACCTCGATGGTGGACGACGCCTTCGGCAAAGTGATTCTTCTCAAGCCCCAGACCTACATGAACGATAGCGGACGCTGCGTGCAAAAGGTCTGCAGCTACTACAAGATTCCGCCCGAGGAGATGGCGGTGGTCTACGACGAGCTCAACCTGGAGCTCGGCGAGGTGAAGATCAGCCTTGCTGGCAGCGCCGGAGGGCACAATGGCGTAGCTGACATTCTAAGCCGCATCGCCCCGCGTTTCGCCCGGGTGAGGGTGGGCATCGGCCAAAAGCCGCTCAAGGAAATGGCCTTGGCGGACTACGTTCTAAGCAAATTTTCCAGCGACGAGGAAACCATCGTCGCAGCCTCGATGGAGCGTTACGTGGACAGTCTGGTACGACTGCTGCGGGATGGACCGGAGATGGCCATGAATCATATCAATCGAAAAAAGAAAAACGATGACAGCAACAGCATCTAACTACAGAGCAACCTTCATCCTCGACACCCGTGGTCGTGAGGAGAGCGTCGAAGACCTGATCGAAGGCCTGAAGGCCGAGCTTTCGGAAGCCGGCGCGGAAGTGACCAAGGTGGAAGACCTCGGCCGCAAGGACTTCGCTCGGATTCCCGACGTCAAGTACGAGAGTGGCGTTTACGTGCAGTACGAGTTCTCGGGATCCGCAGAGACCCCGGCAGCCGTTCTGGAAAAACTTCGCTTGAACAAACTGGTGTCGCACAAGATGATTCAGAAGGCGTAACGCCTCAACTGAACCCTTATCCCCACCGTTTGATCCATGGCTAACTTCAATAGAGTAATCCTCCTAGGCAACCTGACCCGCGACCCCGAGTTGCGCACCACTCCGAGAGGCACCGCGGTGTGCCAGTTCGGCATGGCGGTCAATCGCACCTACCGCACCAGCGATAGTGGCGAGACCCAGGAGGAAACCACCTTTGTCGATCTGGAAGCATGGGGCAAGCAGGCGGAAATCATTTCCAAGTACGTTACCAAGGGCAACCCGCTCTTTGTGGAAGGTCGCTTGAAGTTCGATTCCTGGGAGTCGAAGGAAGGCGAGAAGCGCAGCAAGCTGAAGGTCATCGTTGAAAACATGCAGCTCATGGGCGGCCGCAGCGGCGGCGAGGGCGGTCAGTCCTCCGGCAGTTACGCTCCGGCTCAGCGCTCCAACGCTCCTTCCTCATCAAACAAACCCGCTCCAAGCGACGACATCGAAGAAGACGTGCCATTCTGAAACGGCCGGCGATTCGCAACAACAATTTAGCATACACTTAACCACTCGCATATCATGGCAACCAGCGAAGTACTACTCATCGAGCCCGTTGAAGGTCTCGGCGGCGAAGGCGATCAAGTAAAAGTAAAAGCGGGCTTCGCTCGCAACTTCCTCCTTCCTACCAAGAAGGCGATCCCCGTCAACCGTTCCAATCGCAAGCAGATCGAAGCCCTCAAGGCCCGTCGGGCCGAGCGCGAAGCCAAGAACCTCGAAGACGCGAAGGCTCAGGCGGCCAAGCTCGCCGAGACTCAGATCGGCATCGCGGTCAAGACTGGCGAAGCGGGCCGCATGTTCGGCGCCGTCACCTCCATCCACATCCACGAGAAGCTTTCCGAAGCGGGCTACGAGATCGACCGCAAGAAGATCCACCTCGACCAGCCCATCAAGGAGCTCGGTCAGCACGTCTTCATCGTGAAGATCCATCCTGAAGTGGAGGTCGAGATGAAGATCGACGTGGTTTCGGAAAATCCGATCGTCGAAGCGGACGCTGAAGAAGCCGAAGCCAAGGAAGAAGAAGCTTCCGCAGAGTAATCCTTATCAGGCTTGACGATCCCGCATGTCGAACAAGCCGTTTTCGGGGCGCGACGCCCCTGCAATGAATTCTAGCCCGGCGCTCTCCACGATCGCCGGGCGAACCTTGCCGCATAGTCCAAATGCGGAGAAAGGCCTCCTCGCCGCATGTTTGCTGGACCCGGCCGAGATCATCTCGCGCTGCATGGCCCAGAAGCTGCCGCCGGAGGCTTTCTACAATCCGGCCAACCAGGTCATCTTCCAGGTTTGCTGCGAGCTCTTCGAAGGGAAGAGCATGCTCGACGCCCAGATCCTGGCGGAGGAACTGCGCAGCCGAGGAAAGCTGGACGAAGTCGGCGGACCGCTGTACGTGGCGGAGCTCACCTCCCACATCGAGACCACTGCCCACGCCAACTACTTTCTCGACAAGGTCCGCGAGCACTTCACGCGTCGCCGTTTGATCTCCACCGCGACCAAGAGCTTGGAGAAATGCTTCGAAAACGGGGACGGCTCCATCGAGATGCTCATCGACGAAGTGGAAAAGGAGATTTACGCCATCTCCGACGAGCAGGTTGCCGACACCTCGCGCTCCATTCGCGAATCCGTCGACGAGGCGGTGAACTTGGTGAAGCGCATGCTGGAGGGAAAGGGCCAGCTCACCGGGCTCTCCACCGGCTATCGCGACTTGGACAAGATGACCAACGGCATCAAGTCCACCGAAATGATCGTGCTGGCGGCTCGTCCCTCCATGGGCAAGACCAGTTTGGCTCTCAATATCGCCGAAGCGATCGCCATGCCCCGCGACCCGAAGGCGAAAAAGGCCGGCGTGCTGGTCTTCAGCCTGGAAATGGGCGCCGAGCAGCTCGCCATGCGAATGCTTACCGGCCGGGCTCGCGTCAGTTCGCAGCGCTTGCGCGAAGGTTTCGTCAACAAGGAGGAGCAGCAGCGCCTGGCCGCCGCGGCCATCGAGCTCAAGCAGGCTCCGCTCTGGATCGACGACGCTTCGCAGGTCACCATCAACCAGCTGCGAGCCAAGTCGCGCCGCGTTTTCGCCCGCAATCCAGGCATGGGACTGATCGTGGTCGACTACCTGCAGCTGCTCGCCGGCACCGATCCGCGCGTGCCTCGAGAACAGCAGATCGCGGAAATCTCGCGAGGAATTAAGGGGCTTGCGAAGGAACTCAAGGTGCCGGTGATTGTTCTAAGTCAGCTCAACCGCGACTCCGAGAAGGAGAAGCGTCAGCCCAAGCTTTCCGACCTGCGCGAATCAGGCTCGATCGAGCAAGACGCTGACGTGGTCCTTCTTTTAGCTCGACCTAAGGACGCAGGTGACGATTTTTCCGTTGCAGCTGACGAGGCCGACCTAATCATCGCCAAGCAACGTGCCGGACCCGTAGGCGAAGTTAAGCTCAAATTCATCAAAGACATCACTCGTTTTGAAGACTACACGGAATAGCCTCTCCCATATGGCGCGCTTATCCTTCGCGCTGTTCCTCCTCCCACTCAGCATCCTGACGCTTTCCGCTCAAACCGAAGAGCCAGAGCCTCCCACGATACGAAAGCTGATCATCAACTTCACCGGCTTGTCCAACGTGAACGCTGAGGTCGCTCGAGCCAACATGTCGTTGCGCGAAGGCGAGCCCTACGACCCGGTGATGGTCGATCGCGACATCCGCTCCCTCTACCGGTCCAACCTTTTCGAATACATCGAAGCTCGCGTCGCTCCGGTGGACGAGGACGAGATCGATGTCATCTTCGACATTCGCCCAAAGTTTCGCATCTCCGCCATCATCTTCGAAGGCAACGAGAAGCTCAAGGACGGCAAGCTCAAGCGGGAGATCGAGCTGGTGGAAAACCAGACCCTCAACGAGCCGCGCGTGAAGGCCGCTTCCGAAACGCTGCAGGAGCTATATCTGAAAAAAGGGTTCTCCCAGGCTCGCGTGGACTACCAGATCGATCGCAGCGCCGTCACGGGTTTCGCCACCGTGACCTTCCAGATCAAGGAAGGGCGCAAGTTCAAGATCGGCAAAGTCGCTTTCGAGGGCAACGAGAACATCAAGGACCGCAAGCTCAAGAAGTCCATGGAGACCCGCAAGTGGGGCCTTCTCTCGATCTTTACCGGCAGCGGCCGCTTCGACCGCGACCAGTTCGAGGATGACCTGGAGTCGCTCAAGGACGCCTACCGCAAGGAGGGCTACCTCGATGTGGAAATCGATCCGACCGACGTGCAGTTCTCCTATCCGAGCGACAACCGCATGCGCATCGATATCCAAGTGGACGAGGGCAAGCAGTACCGCATCGGGAATATCGAGTTCGTGGGCAACGACATTTACGAGGATTCCGTGCTGCGTCTGATGCTGCGTTCAGTGCCCGGATCGGTCTACAAACCCGAAAAGCTGGACGAGGACGTGAACCGACTGGAGGATTTCTACGGCCAGTTCGGATACATGGAAACGCGAGTTCGTCTGGTTCGCGTGCCCAACGTGCAGACCGGCGACATCGATATCCAGTACGTGGTGCGCGAGAGCGAGAAATTCCTCGTCGAATCCATCGACATCGAAGGGAACACTAAGACCAAGAGCGTGGTGGTGCTTCGCGAGCTGGCTCTCAGCCCAGGCAGCACCTTCGACAGCGTGCGCATGGAGTCCAGCCGTATGCGTTTGGACAATACGCGATACTTCGAAGACACAAACGTCACCTCCCAGTCCACAAACATCCCCGGCCGCAAGGATTTGCGCATCACGTTCCGCGAAGGCCGTACCGGAAACTTCTCCTTCGGCGCTGGCTTCAGCTCCCTGGAAAAGGGCGTCTTCTTTATCGAGCTCACGCAGTCGAACTTCGATATTCTCAACTGGCGCGGCGCCTTCCAGGGCGATGGTCAGAAGTTCCGCCTCAAGGCTCAGCTCGGCGGCCGCTCCACCTCCACCATTCTAGCGTTCGAGGAGCCTTGGCTGTTTGAAAAGCGCTTGGCGCTTGGTATCCAACTTTTCAACACCACGACCGACTACGAGTCTGACTACTATGACTCCGAACGCCGCGGTTTTGAAATCTCCCTTCGCAAGCGATTGATCGAACTGATCGAAGGTCGCGTATCCTACGGACTTTCCAAACAGGACTACGGTTCCGCGGTCGATTCGAACACTGGCACTCCGGAACAGATTCGCCGCCAGCTGCTGAACAGCATCGGCACCACATCTCGCCTCAATCTCCTGCTTATTCGCGATACCCGCGACCGCATCATTAACTCCCACCGCGGCATGCGTCTGGAACTCGACATGCATTACGCCGGCGACTTCCTCGGGGGGGATTTCGAGTTCTACAAGCTCGAGTCGCGCAACGCCCTCTACCTGCCGCTTTCCGAGCGACTTACTCAGACGCTCGAGTTTCTCGTTCGCTTCGGCATCGTTGACGAACTTGACGAAGACGATCCGACGTCCGTAGT encodes the following:
- a CDS encoding flavodoxin family protein yields the protein MSELKLTVLYGTETGNCRGVAEKVAKKGEKNGVDVSLYDLAEYTVDQLKEIDNPVLVVISTWDDGAPPPKAAPFCNALAEVDIDLSGLKFTVLALGDTEYPLYCQCGKEVDAKLSELGAERVLERTDLGSDFMVSYIGWSKKFWKTMAGVYGVTA
- the nifJ gene encoding pyruvate:ferredoxin (flavodoxin) oxidoreductase, whose product is MISTPKEIARRRLVVDGNEAAARVAYQFSEIVSIFPITPSSPMAELCDEWAAAGQPNLWGDVPRVEQLQSEGGVAGAFHGSSMAGSLSTTFTASQGLLLMIPNMYKMAGELTPAVMHVTARAIATNGLSIFGDQSDVMACRQTGWAMLASNSVQEAHDMAAIAHAATIRSRIPFMHYFDGFRTSHEINGVEPLDTETLLALVDDQALEAFYEGALTPDHPSTRGTAHNPDTYFQSREAVNSYYKKVPGIVQDCMDEMAKLTGREYRIFDYYGAPDATSVIVAMGSGVETAVETVEYLNANFGTKYGVVAVHLYRPFFTKAFLECLPKSVERVAVLDRTKEPGSIGEPLYLDVVMALSKSASCFPGEFATPSVTIGGRYGLGSKEFTPAMVKAVFDQLNSEKPKDHFTIGIQDDVTETSLEYDSSFDIEPADNSAAVFYGLGSDGTVGANKNTIKIIGEATDLYAQAYFVYDSKKSGGLTTSHLRFGPQAIKAPYLINEANFVGCHQFQFLGRVKMLEHASKGAVFLLNSPYSADTVWDHLPRDVQELILEKELKFYVIDAFKLAGELGLGRRINTIMQVGFFALSGLLPVGEAIDRVKTAIKKTYGKKGQKIVDLNCSAVDAAAAKLEKVTLPSEATAEFAPVRWVPEDAPDFAHRVTASLLAGDGDLLPVSAFPADGVWPTGTSRFEKRRIATAIPVWDAETCTQCNKCSLFCPHAAIRPKVYEEGSLEGAPEGFKSVDYKGPGGTGKKLTLQVYPEDCTGCSACVELCPAKNAEGRRAIEMTPIEAVIEEEKLSLAFFESIEHQEFDPSKVSAKNLSYVEPLFEFSGACSGCTQTPYVRMLTQLFGDRMQIANATGCSSIYGGNLPTTPYCTNKQGKGPAWANSLFEDNAEFGLGLHLAAEQKRSSALRLLTELSDEVGHALTSDILSADTRSLAERSAQGRRIEALKEILSSLDSPKAKRLLKLSDSLMKKATWIVGGDGWAYDIGFGGLDHVLASGHNINVLVLDTEVYSNTGGQASKATPIGAIAKFAAAGKDAPKKDLGRLAISYGQVYVAQIALGANEQQALDALREAEAYDGPSLVICYSPCAAHGIDLVNGPKRQKDAVSSGYWPLYRYDPRNVAGDAPAFRLDSFEPSLPVSDFMSQENRFRSLQRSDPERAAALAVSAQKHVDTRWSELEALASAGLEDDDDDDGWG
- a CDS encoding NAD(+)--dinitrogen-reductase ADP-D-ribosyltransferase, which gives rise to MKTDITTPPSLPPESIWFGHCEIPPWKIASFEFNEDPRPLSLIGVRATNQRLFRELDKLSTRSERGTFFHDYVSVKFGLHNWKQYSGRSGQCIRNSYLRYLTKWGVDSSSVEGAVLKYWVQSRFGLYPTFHRKKLRIDREDEDYAFARDRVKGAAFTNAIEAQLDLVYEYCQYELKRAHPDKQHLQLFRGTYDPEEHPVISVGDKRQSCIRLNNLCSFTSDRERAWEFGSTVWGAKVPLVKILFFSGLLPNDLLCGEDEYLVIGGEYWVKEHLY
- a CDS encoding 50S ribosomal protein L25 codes for the protein MKTLTINASNRNQAGSAASGRLRAEGRVPAVVYGKSKEPENLSVDARELRSLLRTIGNNTPVVQLKSGESAARTSIIKEVQRHPIKDSYTHIDFQEVADDELVEIEVPVHPVGEAWGVKNENATIETVSQTVLVRCLPKDIPESINADVTALKVGDSLHVSELPAIDGVKYLDAPAQPVFAVVK
- the pth gene encoding aminoacyl-tRNA hydrolase, with protein sequence MSFRLVVGLGNPGSEYVSTRHNIGFRVLDAFADNRGAEPWKKERSFKGELTSMVDDAFGKVILLKPQTYMNDSGRCVQKVCSYYKIPPEEMAVVYDELNLELGEVKISLAGSAGGHNGVADILSRIAPRFARVRVGIGQKPLKEMALADYVLSKFSSDEETIVAASMERYVDSLVRLLRDGPEMAMNHINRKKKNDDSNSI
- a CDS encoding 30S ribosomal protein S6; amino-acid sequence: MTATASNYRATFILDTRGREESVEDLIEGLKAELSEAGAEVTKVEDLGRKDFARIPDVKYESGVYVQYEFSGSAETPAAVLEKLRLNKLVSHKMIQKA
- the ssb gene encoding single-stranded DNA-binding protein, which gives rise to MANFNRVILLGNLTRDPELRTTPRGTAVCQFGMAVNRTYRTSDSGETQEETTFVDLEAWGKQAEIISKYVTKGNPLFVEGRLKFDSWESKEGEKRSKLKVIVENMQLMGGRSGGEGGQSSGSYAPAQRSNAPSSSNKPAPSDDIEEDVPF
- the rplI gene encoding 50S ribosomal protein L9 translates to MATSEVLLIEPVEGLGGEGDQVKVKAGFARNFLLPTKKAIPVNRSNRKQIEALKARRAEREAKNLEDAKAQAAKLAETQIGIAVKTGEAGRMFGAVTSIHIHEKLSEAGYEIDRKKIHLDQPIKELGQHVFIVKIHPEVEVEMKIDVVSENPIVEADAEEAEAKEEEASAE